One genomic segment of Acidimicrobiales bacterium includes these proteins:
- a CDS encoding glycerol-3-phosphate acyltransferase — MAGAARLVGAALTGYALGGVPSADVATRLATGGGTDLRTAGSGNPGAVNAMKVLGGGWGTAVLSADIAKGALACVVGRAVAGGAGSHLGGTAAVVGHCFPVAKRFKGGKGVAASVGQCLATFPAYFPVDLAVAALSSTGPWRRRAAAVTVLSSGAWIGGAILWWRTGWPNLWGPRPTVSLPLAAGASSAVILYRFATAAAVAPKGERD; from the coding sequence GTGGCCGGGGCCGCCCGCCTGGTCGGAGCCGCCCTCACCGGGTACGCGCTGGGCGGAGTGCCCTCGGCGGACGTGGCCACCCGGCTGGCGACCGGCGGCGGGACCGACCTGCGGACGGCGGGCTCGGGCAACCCGGGTGCGGTGAACGCCATGAAGGTGCTGGGCGGGGGCTGGGGCACGGCGGTGCTGTCGGCCGACATCGCCAAGGGCGCCCTGGCCTGTGTCGTCGGTCGAGCGGTCGCTGGCGGCGCCGGGTCCCATCTCGGCGGCACCGCAGCCGTGGTGGGCCACTGCTTCCCGGTCGCCAAGAGGTTCAAGGGGGGCAAGGGGGTGGCGGCGAGCGTGGGACAGTGTCTGGCGACGTTTCCTGCCTACTTTCCGGTCGACCTCGCCGTCGCCGCCCTCAGCTCGACGGGACCCTGGCGCCGTCGGGCGGCGGCGGTCACCGTGCTTTCGTCGGGCGCATGGATAGGGGGCGCCATCCTCTGGTGGCGGACGGGCTGGCCCAACCTGTGGGGCCCCCGCCCGACCGTTTCCCTACCGCTGGCCGCCGGGGCCAGCAGCGCGGTCATCCTGTACCGGTTCGCCACCGCGGCCGCCGTCGCGCCGAAGGGGGAGCGAGATTGA
- a CDS encoding Gfo/Idh/MocA family oxidoreductase has protein sequence MASPSVTEPMRVLVVSARLTDPRRRALAALVTGAVDITGTDVLPISSDLPPPDRYDAVVVDGGTDGLTPEWLTALHRHVESGASLLRIGGDGRAGDDGPRGEWFAKVVSPTSVLTQRAPEEFPVVDRLQPLSLAPTAHVCLSVSVGFTDRPALAETALGRGRVVSSGLGNTEEALGNKELATVLRRALRRSGAPDRGGRPIGLAIAGYGPYGGMGYHHGAAAQATTGLELVAACDESAERRKAAEAEFPGVRTYPTVSELARDDDVEVVVVATPPVSHTSITLALLRAGKHVACEKPLCFTVADADEMLATARAYDLSLTVNQSRRWDADFVAIRRAVRASLLGELFNVETFVGGFEHPCRAWHSEASVSGGTVFDWGSHHLDWMLLLMEDMPAVVEAHGHKRVWHDVTNLDQLRVRLRWSDGREAEFVDSSVAAIRRPKFYLQGTAGTLAGWYRPLTFERLEPGVGYMAQRAHHAEAPAELTLARYESGAGLSETRLPPAAPQPFAFHRNLADHLALGERLTITADSIRQVVVLLEAAHRSVERAGAPVEVAPG, from the coding sequence ATGGCATCGCCGAGCGTGACCGAGCCGATGCGCGTGCTGGTGGTGTCCGCGCGGCTGACCGACCCCCGCCGCCGGGCCCTGGCCGCCCTGGTGACGGGAGCGGTCGATATCACCGGGACGGACGTGCTGCCGATTTCCTCTGATCTCCCGCCACCGGACCGCTACGACGCGGTGGTGGTCGACGGCGGCACCGACGGGTTGACTCCGGAGTGGCTGACGGCGCTGCACCGCCACGTCGAGTCCGGAGCATCGCTGTTGCGCATCGGCGGCGACGGCCGCGCCGGCGACGACGGGCCCCGTGGTGAGTGGTTCGCCAAGGTGGTCTCGCCGACCAGTGTGCTGACCCAGCGGGCGCCCGAGGAGTTCCCCGTCGTGGACCGTCTCCAGCCGCTGTCCCTGGCCCCGACGGCGCACGTGTGCCTGTCGGTGAGCGTGGGGTTCACGGACCGGCCCGCCCTGGCGGAGACGGCGCTGGGCCGCGGGCGGGTCGTGAGCTCGGGCCTGGGCAACACCGAGGAGGCTCTGGGAAACAAGGAGCTGGCGACCGTGCTGCGCCGCGCCCTGCGACGCTCAGGTGCGCCCGATCGCGGCGGCCGACCCATCGGGCTGGCCATCGCGGGCTACGGCCCCTACGGCGGGATGGGGTACCACCACGGCGCTGCCGCCCAGGCCACGACCGGGCTCGAGCTCGTCGCCGCTTGCGACGAGAGCGCCGAGCGGCGAAAGGCGGCCGAGGCCGAGTTCCCCGGTGTCCGCACCTACCCGACCGTGTCCGAGCTGGCCCGCGACGACGACGTCGAGGTGGTCGTCGTCGCCACCCCTCCCGTGTCGCACACCAGCATCACGCTCGCGCTGCTGCGCGCAGGCAAGCATGTGGCCTGCGAGAAGCCGCTGTGCTTCACCGTGGCCGATGCCGACGAGATGCTGGCGACGGCGCGCGCCTACGACCTCAGCCTCACGGTCAACCAGAGCCGGCGGTGGGACGCCGACTTCGTCGCCATTCGCCGGGCCGTCCGCGCCAGCCTGCTGGGAGAGCTGTTCAACGTCGAGACCTTCGTCGGTGGTTTCGAGCACCCCTGTCGGGCGTGGCACTCGGAGGCTTCGGTGTCGGGTGGCACGGTCTTCGACTGGGGTTCGCACCATCTCGACTGGATGCTCCTCCTGATGGAAGACATGCCTGCCGTCGTCGAGGCCCACGGCCACAAGCGGGTCTGGCATGACGTCACGAACCTCGACCAGCTGCGCGTCCGGCTGAGATGGAGCGACGGTCGAGAGGCGGAGTTCGTCGACAGCTCGGTGGCCGCCATCAGACGGCCCAAGTTCTACCTGCAGGGCACGGCCGGGACGCTGGCGGGCTGGTACCGGCCGTTGACGTTCGAGCGTCTCGAGCCAGGGGTCGGCTACATGGCCCAACGGGCTCACCACGCCGAGGCGCCCGCCGAGCTGACCCTCGCCCGGTACGAGAGTGGCGCCGGCCTGAGCGAGACCCGCCTCCCGCCCGCCGCTCCCCAGCCCTTCGCCTTCCACCGCAACCTCGCCGACCACCTCGCCCTCGGCGAGCGCTTGACCATCACGGCCGACTCGATCCGCCAGGTCGTCGTCCTCCTGGAGGCCGCCCACCGGTCGGTCGAGCGGGCCGGGGCCCCGGTCGAGGTGGCCCCGGGCTAG